Proteins encoded within one genomic window of Nonomuraea gerenzanensis:
- a CDS encoding prolyl oligopeptidase family serine peptidase: MDTSSAPAARRDDVRELIAGHEVADPYRWLEDPDSPATRDWLAAQADLFARARDGWRAGGWFRELRHLTSFERLSVPQWRGGRAFYTCLRPGAEHHALMVRDHRGDRALFEPDTADPRRRTVLGYWSASADGRLMAYQTAVGGSERFTLRVLDVDTGTHVDEPITGCRYSAVAWVPGQDAFYYTRHDERSGPRVHLHRVGRSARSDTVVLDAGGDRTAELDALVGQDGRLLVVQVAAGLSAANEVWVADLRESPLDRPALRRLPLPGDGWTSAWPAPGGRLYLLTDAGAPRGRLLVAGPPEDGGMRPRTLIPEDPEAVLDGFAVLDGLLLAHWTISGRGAVTRHDLATGGPLGQVELPGPGLVTELAPGGQGDEAWYEYSDRVTPETVYRYQAGTGTSTPWRRRPAPTTPPVRASQTICHAPDGTPVRILLLAPSWHRAGPLPTILEGYGAFGEPRIADYYAAALAWAGRGGLFAVACVRGGGEGGEAWHHAGRREHKQRGIDDFIAAAEHLVTAGHTTRGSLGAFGTSAGGLLTGAALTQRPELFAAVACTSPLLDMARYELTGLGEHWREEFGSRESPEELGWLLGYSPYHRVVPGTPYPAVLLSAFGEDTRVDPLHARKMTAALQFATTSPRPVLLRHEAGAGHGERGRTGRLSYFADVLAFFAHELGLASITPTEPKGGELP, from the coding sequence ATGGACACGAGCTCCGCCCCGGCGGCACGGCGGGACGACGTACGGGAGCTGATCGCCGGACACGAGGTGGCCGACCCGTACCGCTGGCTGGAGGACCCCGACTCGCCCGCGACCCGCGACTGGCTGGCCGCGCAGGCCGACCTGTTCGCCAGGGCCAGGGACGGCTGGCGGGCCGGCGGCTGGTTCCGCGAGCTGCGGCACCTGACCTCGTTCGAGCGGCTGTCGGTGCCGCAGTGGCGCGGCGGGCGGGCGTTCTACACCTGCCTGCGGCCCGGCGCGGAGCACCACGCGCTCATGGTCCGCGACCACCGGGGCGACCGCGCCCTGTTCGAGCCGGACACCGCGGACCCGCGCCGGCGCACGGTGCTGGGCTACTGGTCCGCCTCCGCCGACGGCCGGCTGATGGCCTACCAGACGGCGGTGGGCGGATCCGAGCGGTTCACGCTGCGCGTGCTCGACGTGGACACGGGGACGCACGTGGACGAGCCCATCACCGGCTGCCGCTACTCGGCGGTCGCCTGGGTGCCCGGCCAGGACGCCTTCTACTACACGCGGCACGACGAACGCTCGGGCCCGCGCGTCCACCTGCACCGGGTGGGGCGGAGCGCCAGGTCCGACACGGTGGTCCTGGACGCGGGCGGCGACCGTACCGCGGAGCTGGACGCGCTGGTGGGGCAGGACGGGCGGCTGCTGGTCGTCCAGGTGGCCGCCGGCCTGTCGGCGGCCAACGAGGTGTGGGTGGCCGACCTGCGCGAGAGCCCGCTCGACCGGCCCGCCCTGCGCAGGCTGCCGCTGCCCGGGGACGGGTGGACCTCCGCCTGGCCGGCGCCCGGCGGCCGTCTGTACCTGCTGACCGACGCCGGCGCGCCGCGCGGCCGGCTGCTCGTGGCAGGCCCGCCCGAGGACGGCGGCATGCGGCCGCGCACGCTGATCCCCGAAGATCCCGAGGCGGTGCTGGACGGGTTCGCGGTGCTGGACGGCCTGCTGCTGGCGCACTGGACGATCTCCGGCCGCGGCGCCGTGACCCGGCACGACCTCGCCACCGGAGGGCCGCTGGGCCAGGTCGAGCTGCCAGGCCCCGGCCTCGTCACGGAGCTGGCCCCCGGCGGCCAGGGCGACGAGGCCTGGTACGAGTACTCCGACCGCGTCACCCCCGAGACCGTCTACCGCTACCAGGCCGGCACCGGCACCAGCACGCCCTGGCGCCGCCGCCCCGCCCCGACCACGCCGCCGGTGCGGGCGTCCCAGACGATCTGCCACGCCCCCGACGGCACCCCCGTACGGATCCTCCTGCTCGCCCCGTCCTGGCACCGCGCAGGGCCGCTGCCCACGATCCTGGAGGGGTACGGCGCCTTCGGGGAGCCGCGCATCGCCGACTACTACGCCGCGGCCCTGGCCTGGGCCGGGCGGGGCGGTCTGTTCGCGGTGGCCTGCGTGCGCGGCGGCGGCGAGGGCGGCGAGGCCTGGCACCACGCCGGCCGCCGCGAGCACAAGCAGCGCGGCATCGACGACTTCATCGCCGCGGCCGAGCACCTGGTGACGGCCGGGCACACCACCCGCGGCAGCCTGGGCGCCTTCGGCACCAGCGCTGGCGGCCTGCTCACGGGCGCCGCGCTGACGCAGCGCCCGGAGCTGTTCGCCGCCGTCGCCTGCACCTCGCCGCTGCTCGACATGGCCCGGTACGAGCTGACCGGGCTCGGCGAGCACTGGCGCGAGGAGTTCGGCAGCCGAGAGAGCCCCGAGGAGCTCGGCTGGCTGCTCGGCTACTCGCCCTACCACCGGGTCGTGCCCGGTACCCCGTACCCGGCCGTCCTGCTGTCGGCCTTCGGAGAGGACACCCGCGTCGATCCCCTGCACGCGCGCAAGATGACCGCCGCGCTGCAGTTCGCGACCACCTCGCCCCGCCCGGTGCTGCTGCGCCACGAGGCGGGCGCGGGGCACGGCGAGCGGGGACGCACCGGCCGGCTGTCCTACTTCGCTGACGTGCTCGCGTTCTTCGCCCACGAGCTGGGTCTCGCGAGCATCACCCCGACGGAACCGAAAGGAGGTGAACTTCCATGA
- a CDS encoding AfsR/SARP family transcriptional regulator, whose product MSESQGDDVRFEVLGPLRAWRARTSLALGSGRRRTLLAVLLLHANRPVSRDRLIDELWGRRVPAYAVNLLQKHMSSLRAGLEPGRRGRRPSGALTWTEAGYVLRVPSGGLDLEVFEREVRRAREAHAAGDLRGASHAFHAALRLWRGPVCDGLGSPFLDMMRDQLAERRIGAIEECMEVDMALGDQADLVAELRWLVANHPLRERLHGLLMLALYRSGRQAEALAAFRDARRRLMEELGVEPTALLQNLHQRILAADPGLMPPSSAADASPSLSGLPAAGSPARPGPAPDDSPEQGPPPHGTAAHGTAAHGTAAHGTAAHGTAAHGRRAGSRAPHRRPTPAQLPRGVPQFVGRKAELERLDALLADDRNPGGPVVLTGMAGVGKTTLAIHWAHQVQSHFPDGQLYVDLRGFDPSGTPMEPTDAIQAFLDAFAIKPDQLPAGVHARAALFRSLLAGRRMLIVLDNARDAEQVRPLLPGAPGCLVVVTSRDQLTGLVAVEGAHAFVVDLLPKQDARLLLTRRSGAPRGHTTDPAPATDGASNGAGNRPTGEAAAVDEIVAYCGRLPLALSIAVARAVTSPRLPFTALAAELRGARARLDPFDGGEQATNVRAVFSWSYRRLSPPAARLFRLLGLHPGPDFAPAAAASLAGLPPQEARPLVAELSRTNMLCERVPGRFAFHGLLRAYACELSHAQDTREERRTTLHRLLDHYLHSAHLAGRILRPGRSADAGLRPALPLVTPETPAGRQEARTWFTAEHLVLLAAARRAAEEGFPLHARQLTWFLAVFLDHRGGWRVQVAPASR is encoded by the coding sequence ATGTCCGAAAGTCAGGGAGACGACGTTCGGTTCGAGGTGCTGGGGCCGCTGCGCGCGTGGCGTGCGCGTACCAGCCTGGCTCTGGGTTCGGGGCGGCGGCGCACGCTGCTGGCCGTCCTGCTGCTGCACGCCAACCGCCCGGTCAGCCGGGACAGGCTCATCGACGAGCTGTGGGGCAGGCGCGTTCCCGCGTACGCCGTGAACCTGCTGCAGAAGCACATGTCCAGCCTGCGGGCGGGGCTGGAGCCCGGCCGTCGCGGACGCCGGCCATCCGGCGCGCTGACCTGGACGGAGGCAGGGTACGTGCTGCGCGTGCCGTCGGGAGGACTCGACCTGGAGGTGTTCGAGCGCGAGGTGCGGCGTGCCAGGGAGGCGCACGCCGCCGGTGACCTGAGGGGGGCCTCGCACGCGTTCCACGCGGCCCTGCGGCTGTGGCGGGGGCCGGTCTGCGACGGGCTGGGCAGCCCGTTCCTGGACATGATGCGCGATCAGCTCGCCGAGCGGCGGATCGGGGCGATCGAGGAGTGCATGGAGGTGGACATGGCCCTGGGTGACCAGGCCGATCTGGTGGCCGAGCTGCGCTGGCTGGTGGCCAACCATCCGCTGCGCGAGCGGCTGCACGGTCTGCTCATGCTGGCCCTGTACCGGTCGGGGCGGCAGGCTGAGGCCCTCGCCGCCTTCCGGGATGCGCGGCGGCGGCTGATGGAGGAGCTGGGTGTGGAGCCGACTGCCCTGCTGCAGAATCTCCACCAGCGCATCCTCGCCGCCGATCCCGGTCTCATGCCCCCTTCCTCGGCCGCGGACGCCTCGCCGTCGCTGTCCGGCCTGCCTGCCGCCGGTTCCCCGGCGCGCCCTGGCCCGGCGCCGGACGACTCGCCTGAGCAGGGGCCGCCGCCGCACGGCACGGCGGCGCACGGCACGGCGGCGCACGGCACGGCGGCGCACGGCACGGCGGCGCACGGCACGGCGGCGCACGGGCGGCGGGCGGGCTCGCGGGCACCTCACCGCCGGCCCACCCCCGCGCAGCTCCCGCGCGGGGTACCGCAGTTCGTCGGCCGGAAGGCGGAGCTGGAGCGGCTCGACGCACTGCTGGCCGACGACCGCAACCCCGGCGGCCCCGTGGTGCTCACCGGCATGGCGGGCGTGGGCAAGACCACCCTGGCGATCCACTGGGCCCACCAGGTCCAATCCCACTTCCCCGACGGCCAGCTGTACGTCGACCTGCGCGGATTCGACCCGTCAGGAACACCGATGGAGCCCACGGACGCGATCCAGGCCTTCCTGGACGCGTTCGCGATCAAACCGGACCAGCTCCCCGCAGGGGTGCACGCGCGGGCCGCACTCTTCCGCAGCCTCCTCGCGGGCCGCCGGATGCTGATCGTGCTCGACAACGCCAGGGACGCCGAGCAGGTCCGCCCCCTGCTCCCCGGCGCACCCGGCTGCCTCGTCGTGGTGACCAGCAGGGATCAGCTCACCGGCCTGGTCGCGGTGGAGGGAGCGCACGCGTTCGTGGTGGACCTGCTCCCCAAGCAGGACGCCCGCCTGCTGCTCACCCGCCGCTCCGGAGCTCCCCGCGGACACACCACAGACCCCGCCCCAGCGACAGACGGCGCCAGCAACGGGGCCGGGAACAGGCCCACGGGTGAGGCAGCGGCCGTGGACGAGATCGTCGCGTACTGCGGGCGTCTGCCCCTCGCCCTGTCCATCGCCGTCGCCCGCGCCGTCACCAGCCCGCGCCTGCCGTTCACCGCCCTGGCGGCGGAGCTGCGCGGCGCCCGCGCCCGCCTGGACCCGTTCGACGGCGGCGAGCAGGCCACGAACGTGCGGGCGGTCTTCTCCTGGTCCTACCGCCGGCTCAGCCCGCCGGCCGCCCGCCTGTTCCGGCTGCTCGGGCTGCATCCCGGCCCGGACTTCGCCCCGGCCGCCGCCGCCAGCCTGGCCGGTCTGCCGCCGCAGGAGGCCCGCCCGCTGGTGGCCGAGCTGTCCAGGACGAACATGCTGTGCGAGCGCGTACCCGGCAGGTTCGCCTTCCACGGGCTGCTCCGCGCGTACGCGTGCGAGCTGAGCCACGCGCAGGACACCCGCGAGGAGCGGCGGACGACCCTGCACCGCCTGCTCGACCACTACCTGCACAGCGCCCACCTGGCAGGCCGGATCCTGCGCCCCGGCCGGAGCGCCGACGCCGGCCTGCGCCCCGCCCTGCCGCTGGTGACGCCGGAGACGCCGGCAGGCAGGCAGGAGGCGAGGACGTGGTTCACCGCCGAGCACCTGGTGCTGCTCGCGGCGGCCAGGCGGGCGGCGGAGGAGGGCTTCCCGCTGCACGCCAGGCAACTGACCTGGTTCCTGGCGGTCTTCCTGGATCACCGCGGGGGCTGGCGCGTGCAGGTCGCCCCCGCCTCCAGGTGA
- a CDS encoding bifunctional acetate--CoA ligase family protein/GNAT family N-acetyltransferase, whose product MSEGYDVLLRDGGIAHVRRLHPDDRAALHELVERSSERSAYLRFFTGGRNTAHSYMDRVTSGAYRGHALVAGLRGRLVAVAEYIPMDDGKADLAILIDDAVHGHGLGTLLLEHVALDAAEHGVRTLVADVLAENRPMIRVLRDLGLDVAPRFEGGMMHLDITARPTARLREGIEARDHEATRASLARLLTPRSVAVIGASRDERAVGHKVLRNLLDGGFPGPIHPVNPNAAEVAGLVCHAEVPGGVDLAVVAVPARHVLEVARDCARAGVAGLVVLTSGFAETGERDAEGELLRICRSAGMRLVGPNCLGVVNTAARLNASFLPHHPVRGRVALMSQSGAVGAALLERLEVSSFVSVGNKADVSGNDLLEYWEDDPGTDVIALYLESFGNPRKFARIARRVGRSKPVLLVKSGRSGAGGRAVRSHTAAAATPDVAVDALTRAAGVIRLDSVNELIDTAKLLAGQPLPEGRRVAIVGNSGGPQAMAADACERHGLVVPELPPGLLDARAAAALGNPVDLTADATADEIGSAVRAVVSSPGIDVVLIVYTPPFGSGLEQTRQAIAGATKAAGKTVLACLIGHDGLIDGRIPAYAFPEQAVAALAGVVRYAEWRRALAESTEVPVQADAGTARQIIEAELAQRPEGCWLSPAATARLLSCYGVRLIESLEVNSPDSAAEAARRAGLPVVLKAVGPVHKSDVGGVRLDLRTEEQARQAYAEMSARIGAEMTGAIVQPMLPGGVEMIVGGVNYPAFGPLAMVGMGGVMADLLADRAFRVPPVTDATGMIEELRCSPLLHGYRGSPPVAADALADQVTRVGRLLDDLPQVAELDLNPVIVTADGAITVDARIRLAFCEPQPSPLLRRLR is encoded by the coding sequence ATGTCCGAGGGTTACGACGTCCTGCTGCGCGACGGCGGCATCGCCCACGTCCGCCGGCTGCACCCGGACGACCGTGCGGCCCTGCACGAGCTGGTGGAGCGCTCGTCGGAACGCTCGGCCTACCTGCGCTTCTTCACCGGCGGCCGGAACACCGCCCACTCCTACATGGACCGCGTCACCTCCGGCGCCTACCGCGGCCACGCATTGGTGGCGGGTCTGCGCGGCCGGCTGGTGGCGGTCGCGGAGTACATCCCCATGGACGACGGCAAGGCCGACCTGGCCATCCTCATCGACGACGCCGTCCACGGCCACGGGCTGGGCACGCTGCTGCTCGAACACGTCGCGCTGGACGCGGCCGAGCACGGGGTGCGCACGCTGGTCGCCGACGTGCTGGCCGAGAACCGGCCGATGATCCGGGTGCTGCGCGACCTCGGCCTGGACGTGGCGCCGCGCTTCGAGGGCGGCATGATGCACCTCGACATCACCGCCCGCCCCACGGCCCGGCTGCGCGAGGGCATCGAGGCGCGCGACCACGAGGCGACGCGGGCGTCGCTGGCCCGGCTGCTCACCCCGCGCTCGGTGGCGGTGATCGGCGCGAGCAGGGACGAGCGCGCGGTGGGCCACAAGGTGTTGCGCAACCTGCTCGACGGCGGCTTCCCCGGGCCGATCCATCCCGTCAACCCGAACGCCGCCGAGGTGGCCGGGCTCGTCTGCCACGCCGAAGTGCCCGGCGGCGTGGATCTGGCCGTGGTGGCCGTGCCCGCCCGGCACGTGCTGGAGGTGGCCAGGGACTGCGCGCGGGCCGGGGTGGCCGGGCTCGTGGTGCTGACGTCGGGGTTCGCCGAAACAGGGGAGCGCGACGCGGAGGGTGAGTTGCTGCGGATCTGCCGCTCGGCGGGGATGCGGCTGGTCGGCCCGAACTGCCTGGGCGTGGTCAACACGGCAGCGCGGCTGAACGCCAGCTTCCTGCCGCACCACCCGGTGCGGGGACGGGTGGCGCTGATGTCGCAGTCGGGCGCGGTCGGCGCGGCGCTGCTGGAGCGGCTGGAGGTGTCGTCGTTCGTGTCCGTCGGCAACAAGGCCGACGTGAGCGGCAACGACCTGCTCGAATACTGGGAGGACGACCCCGGCACGGACGTGATCGCGCTGTATCTGGAGTCGTTCGGCAACCCCCGCAAGTTCGCCCGCATCGCCCGCCGGGTCGGGAGGAGCAAACCGGTGCTGCTGGTCAAGAGCGGCCGCAGCGGCGCGGGCGGGCGGGCGGTGCGCTCGCACACCGCGGCGGCGGCCACCCCCGACGTCGCGGTGGACGCGCTGACCCGCGCGGCGGGGGTGATCAGGCTCGACAGCGTCAACGAGCTGATCGACACCGCCAAGCTGCTGGCCGGCCAGCCGCTGCCCGAGGGGCGCCGGGTCGCCATCGTCGGCAACTCGGGCGGCCCCCAGGCGATGGCCGCCGACGCCTGCGAACGTCACGGCCTCGTCGTCCCCGAGCTGCCGCCCGGACTGCTGGACGCGCGGGCCGCCGCCGCGCTCGGCAACCCGGTCGACCTGACCGCCGACGCCACCGCGGACGAGATCGGCTCCGCCGTGCGAGCGGTCGTCAGCTCTCCCGGGATAGACGTGGTCCTGATCGTCTACACGCCGCCGTTCGGCTCCGGCCTGGAGCAGACCCGCCAGGCCATCGCCGGGGCGACCAAGGCGGCGGGCAAGACCGTGCTGGCCTGCCTCATCGGACATGACGGCCTGATCGACGGCCGGATCCCCGCCTACGCCTTCCCCGAGCAGGCCGTCGCCGCCCTGGCCGGCGTCGTACGCTACGCGGAATGGCGCCGTGCCCTCGCCGAGTCCACCGAAGTGCCCGTACAAGCGGATGCCGGAACAGCACGCCAGATCATCGAAGCGGAGCTGGCGCAGCGGCCGGAAGGCTGCTGGCTCTCCCCCGCGGCCACCGCCCGGTTGCTGAGCTGCTACGGCGTGCGGTTGATCGAGTCGCTGGAGGTGAACAGCCCGGACTCCGCGGCCGAGGCGGCCCGGCGGGCCGGCCTGCCGGTCGTGCTCAAGGCCGTGGGGCCGGTGCACAAGAGCGACGTCGGCGGCGTCCGGCTCGACCTGCGTACCGAGGAGCAGGCACGGCAGGCCTACGCGGAGATGTCGGCCCGCATCGGCGCCGAGATGACCGGCGCGATCGTCCAGCCCATGCTGCCGGGCGGGGTCGAGATGATCGTCGGGGGCGTCAACTACCCGGCGTTCGGTCCGCTGGCCATGGTGGGCATGGGCGGGGTGATGGCCGACCTGCTGGCCGACCGCGCCTTCCGCGTCCCCCCGGTGACCGACGCGACCGGCATGATCGAGGAGCTGCGCTGCTCCCCGCTCCTGCACGGCTACCGGGGCTCGCCGCCGGTGGCCGCCGACGCCCTGGCGGACCAGGTCACCCGCGTCGGCCGCCTGCTGGACGACCTGCCCCAGGTGGCCGAGCTGGACCTCAACCCGGTCATCGTCACCGCAGACGGTGCGATCACGGTCGATGCCCGGATCAGGCTCGCGTTCTGCGAGCCGCAGCCGTCGCCGCTGCTGCGGCGGCTGCGCTGA
- a CDS encoding universal stress protein yields the protein MIVVGVDGSVQARAAMAWAANDAFRMHQPLKLVYAVDRQPYQIARFPDADRPDRLRRTGQKALNEAVALVHERQPSVEVTTALEEGPPARILREQGRTAVEVVIGSRGLGAVTGALLGSVGDHVAGQAEAPVVVVHGGQRPAHGQIVVGVDDSPGCAPALAYAFQQAALRSSTLRAVHAWRRPVQAFGTELPHEAGEDRVAREDMVTACLQPFKRHYPDVLVVEDVRFADAVEALTRASQEAELLVVGSHGRGSVSSALLGSVSRGVRHHTPCPVAVVR from the coding sequence ATGATCGTTGTGGGGGTCGACGGCTCCGTGCAGGCGCGTGCCGCCATGGCGTGGGCCGCCAACGACGCCTTCCGCATGCACCAGCCCCTGAAGCTCGTGTACGCGGTGGACCGGCAGCCGTACCAGATCGCGAGATTCCCGGACGCCGATCGGCCTGACCGGCTGCGCCGTACCGGTCAGAAGGCGCTGAACGAGGCGGTGGCGCTGGTGCACGAGCGCCAGCCCAGTGTCGAGGTGACGACCGCGCTGGAGGAGGGGCCGCCCGCACGGATCCTGCGCGAGCAGGGCAGGACGGCCGTCGAGGTGGTGATCGGCAGCAGAGGGCTCGGCGCGGTCACCGGCGCACTCCTGGGCTCGGTCGGCGACCACGTCGCCGGTCAGGCCGAGGCACCCGTCGTGGTGGTCCACGGCGGACAGCGGCCCGCCCACGGGCAGATCGTGGTGGGCGTGGACGACTCGCCCGGCTGCGCGCCGGCGCTGGCCTACGCCTTCCAGCAGGCCGCCCTGCGCAGCAGCACGCTGCGGGCCGTGCACGCCTGGCGGCGGCCCGTCCAGGCGTTCGGCACCGAGCTGCCGCACGAGGCGGGCGAGGATCGCGTCGCCCGCGAGGACATGGTGACGGCGTGCCTGCAGCCGTTCAAGCGGCACTACCCGGACGTTCTCGTGGTCGAGGATGTCCGGTTCGCCGATGCGGTGGAGGCGCTCACGCGGGCGTCGCAGGAGGCGGAGCTGTTGGTCGTGGGCTCGCATGGGCGTGGGAGCGTGAGCTCGGCGCTGCTGGGCTCGGTCAGCAGGGGCGTCCGGCACCACACGCCGTGTCCTGTCGCCGTGGTGCGCTGA
- a CDS encoding DoxX family membrane protein has translation MAATISRPVMETSAAQARRPVDYVWAAARISIGWIFLWAFLDKTFGWGFATPADRAWLNGGSPTTGFLKGTGENALGGFFSGLAGQAWVDWLFMAGLLGVGVALILGLGTRIAAGAGTAMLLLMWAAELPLANNPVIDDHIVYSIVLIGLALAGAGRTLGLGNLPIVQRNAWLK, from the coding sequence ATGGCCGCCACCATCAGCAGGCCCGTCATGGAGACGAGTGCCGCCCAAGCTCGCCGTCCGGTCGACTACGTCTGGGCGGCCGCCCGGATCTCGATCGGCTGGATCTTCCTGTGGGCGTTTCTGGACAAGACCTTCGGCTGGGGCTTCGCCACCCCCGCCGACCGCGCCTGGCTGAACGGCGGCAGCCCGACGACCGGCTTCCTCAAGGGCACCGGCGAGAACGCGCTCGGCGGCTTCTTCTCGGGCCTGGCCGGGCAGGCGTGGGTGGACTGGCTGTTCATGGCCGGCCTGCTCGGCGTCGGCGTCGCCCTGATCCTCGGCCTCGGCACCCGGATCGCCGCCGGCGCCGGCACCGCGATGCTGCTCCTGATGTGGGCCGCCGAGCTGCCCCTGGCCAACAACCCGGTCATCGACGACCACATCGTCTACTCGATCGTCCTCATCGGCCTGGCCCTGGCCGGCGCGGGACGTACCCTCGGGCTCGGCAACCTGCCCATCGTCCAGCGCAACGCCTGGCTGAAGTAG